From Pseudomonas sp. StFLB209, a single genomic window includes:
- a CDS encoding WbqC family protein, which produces MTRTIAMMQPYLFPYLGYFQLIATADVFVLGDDLQYIRAGWVNRNRILCEGQPRLMTFAVKKDRFELPIMQRQLADSFFENDAPRLVNLLVHSYRKAPYFSEVMPLLERLIRFPQHNLALYAENALREICAYLQISTPILRGSNLTLSACTDKQERVINIAHTFSAGTFLNPIGGLELYDRERFARNGLQLRFFTMNPISYAQLKHEFVPNLSIIDVLMFNSVEQVQALLGNFSVSEGGAANDPCMDADIVPFSSQLAGE; this is translated from the coding sequence ATGACCAGGACCATCGCAATGATGCAGCCGTACCTGTTTCCCTATCTGGGCTATTTCCAGCTCATCGCCACCGCCGATGTATTCGTACTGGGCGATGACCTGCAATACATCCGCGCCGGCTGGGTCAACCGTAACCGTATCCTCTGCGAAGGCCAGCCACGGCTGATGACTTTTGCAGTCAAAAAGGACCGCTTCGAGCTGCCCATCATGCAGCGCCAACTGGCCGACAGTTTTTTCGAGAACGACGCGCCGCGGCTGGTCAACCTGCTCGTTCACAGCTACCGCAAGGCACCTTACTTCAGTGAGGTCATGCCGCTGCTGGAGCGGCTGATCCGATTCCCCCAACACAATCTGGCCCTGTATGCAGAAAACGCCCTGCGTGAAATCTGCGCTTACCTACAGATCAGCACGCCGATCCTGCGCGGCTCAAACCTCACCCTTAGCGCCTGCACGGACAAGCAGGAGCGGGTCATCAACATCGCCCACACCTTTTCGGCAGGCACCTTCCTCAATCCGATTGGCGGCCTTGAGCTGTACGACCGTGAGCGCTTCGCCCGCAACGGCCTGCAACTGCGCTTCTTCACCATGAACCCGATCAGCTATGCACAGCTCAAGCATGAGTTCGTGCCCAACCTGTCGATCATCGATGTGCTGATGTTCAACAGCGTCGAGCAGGTGCAGGCGCTGCTCGGCAACTTCAGTGTGAGTGAGGGCGGTGCTGCCAACGACCCGTGCATGGACGCCGATATCGTGCCGTTCAGCTCACAGCTTGCCGGGGAGTGA
- the rfaH gene encoding transcription/translation regulatory transformer protein RfaH, translated as MTTLAVPARWYLIQTRPRQEARALEHLQRQQFECYQPLTNNTARPETLFPGYLFIRMDQMQDNWYPIRSTRGVSRIVTFGSQPTPVSDELIEQIRQRLAGQTPHSSFNQGDPVLIRSRSFCDVEAIFLAFDGTERAVILLNLMQRQHRVVLPLNELARVPA; from the coding sequence ATGACGACTCTCGCCGTCCCCGCCCGCTGGTACCTGATCCAGACCCGCCCACGCCAGGAAGCCCGTGCCCTGGAGCATCTGCAGCGCCAGCAGTTCGAGTGCTATCAGCCGCTGACCAATAACACGGCCCGCCCCGAAACCCTGTTTCCCGGCTATCTGTTCATCCGCATGGACCAGATGCAGGACAACTGGTACCCGATTCGCTCCACCCGTGGCGTGTCGCGAATCGTGACGTTCGGTAGCCAGCCGACCCCGGTAAGCGATGAACTGATCGAACAGATCCGCCAGCGCCTGGCCGGTCAGACACCGCACTCAAGCTTCAACCAAGGTGACCCGGTGCTGATCCGCAGCCGCAGCTTCTGTGACGTGGAAGCCATTTTTCTGGCCTTCGACGGCACCGAACGGGCCGTGATCCTGCTTAACCTGATGCAGCGCCAGCACCGGGTCGTCCTGCCGCTCAACGAGTTGGCGCGTGTACCGGC